In the genome of Brachypodium distachyon strain Bd21 chromosome 3, Brachypodium_distachyon_v3.0, whole genome shotgun sequence, the window GGAGGTGGCCAGCGAGAGGCGCTGCGTGGGCGTGGGAGACGAGTCTAATCTTGGCCGTCCAATGATGGCCGGACGCGTGGCAAATATGCGGCCAACTAGTGTACTCCGTACTGTACTGTTGGAGCGCTCTCGCGAGCCTACGGCGTAAGTACGTGTGGACTGATGGTTGTGTACAACTGCTTGATGCATACTCAGCTGTGTTTATAGTTGGGATCCCTTTATAGTTAGCTTGACTAATGTCGTGTGCGTATATATTTGGATTTTTAGACATGAAAACTCAAACTAAAATTACGACAGAAAATgtggaacggatggagtagttCAAATCTCATCGTGCCAGAAAATCACGTCGGTATCGTCATGGACCATTTTGGGCATgtaatttagggtttttaCCCATTGTTGCTTAACCAACACATCACTGCTTGATTGATGATCTTAAGTCCATACTATAAACAATGTTACAATTTCGAAAAAAACTACTCTGTATAAACAATGTTTCTTGTAGAGCAAAATGCATCGGAAGTGCTTGAAGTATCGACATGTGCTATATACGAAAAAACTAAATCACCGGGAGTCCTAACATTACACAGCGCAACTCTGAACTACATGTCTGGCGGATTGGCTAGTCATGTGTGCAAATTTTTTACAAACAAAGGCCCCAAAAAATTTCTTGATTCTAATGTTGTGGTATTTCTTCCTATTTCCCGCATGAGCTCAAGCACCGTCGCACGGGACTCCTAATCATGTGACGTGTTATCTTTCGTCTGATTGTGTCGACGAAGCAGGTCGACCAGCCGTGCGAGCTCGATTCCATAATACATCAGGTCGGAAGAGGACATGTACCTCTTCTTTGAGTGTATTTTGGCTAAGGTTGTTTGGGGCTGTATTGGTCACTTCCTTGGCACTAATTGGATCCCTCGGTCTATTTGACAGTACTTTATATGGATCGGGGGCTGTATGTTGGGCCATCTTGCAGTGATGTATGTTTCGTGAAGAAAGTGTTTCTTAAAGTGGTGTTTTTTCTGTTGTGATCTTTTATACAGTATTTGACAGATCTTCAAAGGCAGTCGCAACAACAAGACATGAAGGATGGGACAAACTGACTGATGTATACCTCGGTGGGGTTGCTGCGCTGCCAAAGGATCGCTCGTTTATCGGTTGGGATGGATGATAGCCTTCACTTGGTAGTTTGAAATCTACTTGCGCATCTACGTTCCAACTGGTTATATAATGCTTTATCATTGGGATTGGGTGTGTGGTGGTTTTATTTAGAAACAAATCAACTATTTTGATTGACTCTTCAACCAAATTGGTGCTTGTGTAAGACGTGACCTGTTGTACCGATGATGTGCATCTCAAAGAGTCATGCATAACTGAACTTGCTGACTACGGCGGTATTAACCCTTCATTAGAAGCGACATCAGCTATGGTGgtcaaaaggaagaagaaattgaTAGTGTctataaaaagaaaacaatttttttttgtgaattgAGTCTAGATGAGGTGGTCTAATTCCTTATGGTGGAACCAATCCACTCCAGTCTTTCGGAGGTGTTCATAGGGGTAGAATGTTCGTGTGTGCTTTCATAGAGGTGAGTGGGTGAGTATATGCACGTGTTGTTAGAAcgaaaaaacattttttttaggttAGACAAATTCCGAGACTACTTTCTTCTTCACATGGGCCGGTGCTGgtctatttttccttttctccttctccttctccttctccttcctgaGCCGCATCCCTCGCTCGTTCGGGGCTTCgggcccatctcgctgccgccTGCCGAGCGCCTCAGCCCCCTCGCTTCGTCCGCttcgtcgctcgtcttcctcctcgcgcgagcgccgccgccgccggttttGGTCTCCCCTtggattctctcgctcccgactgtttctcctcccatcaccccacgaacggatttAGCTCCCCGtctcatctccttaatcttccccaattcgtaactgaggcaaaaatcaaggtagggaggccgccctaccttgccctaatgggtcctccgcccgtagCTAAGCAAATCAAAactattttcctttttgatgatgttgttgttgataCATAAATATGATCTTGTAAAACAGTTCCATAATGAAGATAGCTTGGAATAAGAACGTCAAAGCGAAGAGGCAGCCAGTGGTGGCACCACTGAAGCCAAGGCTGCCATTTGGTACCGAGGTTGGGGAAAATGAGGATGGAAAGGACGGGAGCAGAGAGTCGGAAGCTAGCTGTCCTGGATCCAGGCCACCAGATTCTGCGCAGTCGCTCCAAGACCAAGGGAACAAGCTAGCTGAGGTATCTCTATACAGTTTTATGAGATTCCTATTTGCTTATGGGCTGATGTGTAGTTGTAGTTATATGTATTATTCCTTAAGAGAGGTCAATACTGTTACAGATGCCATGGCTAAGTAATGTAGAATAACCATGTGATAGTTCTAAGTTCTAACTAATTTCAGGGAAATTTGGTATCTGTGTTCCCTAGTGTCCTTTCAAtcctaataataaaaggaaCATGATATgtcagtatatatatacatatcttttgttttagaaATATTAAAGAACAAATGAGTAGTATAATGCTACAAGTTGCAACAGAATCTCTTGACGTACCATCAAGCTGCAGCTGACAGCCTGAAAGCATTACACTTATCACTCTATTTCGTATTGTCAACTCACTTTTTTACTAGAAAATCTGTAGCAGTATGATCTGGTGTGCTATGAATTGTTGAACGCACCAGAAATGCtaactttttttgttttatctcTTGTAACACGGCTGTTGCTAACTAACACAGGAAACAAATAGTATGATGTAACTCATAAGTTCCCGTTCTGTTAACTCTAGGAAGGGAAGTATCATGAAGCGCTCAGTAAGTGGGAGGCTTCACTTAGCTTGATACCAGATAATGCAATAGTTCATGAACAGAAAGCTCAGGTTTTACTTGAATTGGGAGATACATGGCGTGCCCTGACAGCAGCAACTAGTAATTTTCTCTACTTCCTTTGTGTTTTCCAATGGATGATTTACTGAGTTTCTGTTGCTGGGCAAAAACATGTCATAAGCTGAGAGTAATGCAAACTTTTTTAATCAGGTTAGTTTGTAGTACTAACCATCCAATGACTGGGATATTCTCAACCAATATGGTTATTTTCTTTGTATCGGAAGTGATCAATATTTGTCTTCTGATGTAGAATTGCATATATCATGTGAAAATATGTGATCATATAATTGTGAGGATTTATGTTAATTTGTAGTTGCACAATGCCTGTTTCTTCTTTGTGTGCAATACCAGTGATAATACCAGCATATATGTGTTACGTCGTTAGGTCAAGTGTTTGATGCTCATTTTGCTGCTGCAAACAAATCAGTTATTCTCTGTTGGGTATGTTTGTAGGAGCAACAGAAGTTGAACCATCATGGCCTGAGGTCAGTATAGCATTCCATCAGTTAAACTGTAAATCAGATACCATATATAGCTGCCCTGGCTTGACTCCTTGCATAAAAGCTCCATCccttatactccgtatttgatAAGGTTTCCCACTGCTACCAACTGATGAATGATATTACTGATTCGCAGGCTTGGGTGACGCTTGGTAGAGCACAGTTAAATTTTGGAGAGCCAGATAAATCGATTGAGTCTTTTGACAGGGCGTTAGCTATCAAGGTACCCACCATCCTACTGTTTCACTTTGTGTCGAAGTTTGATACAGCATATTGTCACAGCCTCACGGGCCATCATGACTTACTCTCCTCCTTGATTTCTCTGCTGGATCATATGCACAGCCTGACTACAGTGATGCAAAAGCCGACCGTGAAACCGCATCCCGACTCGTAAGGAAACGAGGGCAGTTGCATTCGTCAGGCGATCTGAGTGCTAACAAGAGACGATTCACAGTCGGAGGGAActcagagaaagaaaaggagagtaAAGATGAGGAAGCATGACTGCAGGATGTAGCCATGTAGGCTGGTTGCTCTTGATGTGTAGATAAATGTCACATACAGTAAGTCTGTAGGTGGTCGGTTACTTGTGCTGAAGGATCGGTGTCCTGTGCAGCTACTGTATAAAGTCTACAACTGACATTTCGTCCTTGTACTACCTGTTTGCGGATCAAGCGGTAATTCGCCATTCCTGTCCAGAGTTTTCTTGAGAAAGATATGTTCATTTGCGAGTTCTGCACAAACAGTGATGCACAAGAAATAATTTATGCAGCTCGTTTGCACATACgttttaaaattatttttcactGAATGCAAATGAGCACATTGTTCTTACGAAAATTTACAGGACTGGTTTCGACATATGCTCAACAAGCATGgttttttctgtatttttttgaaaattcacAAATACTATGATCTTGCTAAGTTTTCTAAAGTGAGTTCATATGAGTACCACGGTTCTCCTTTGTCATCGTGAACATACTTCAATAGCAAATAGGAGCACAAGATATCTCAAAGTGAATCCAACAAAAACAATTCAAGAAGGTCCACAAAAATTAACAGTTTGTATGTTTTATGTGTAATTTACGTAAGTACACAAATTTTAGCAGACCTTGTGTATAGTTTAAAATAAACCTATGTGTTCAGTCTCAgtagtgtttggttgcagAACGACGTAGAATGGAATGGTTCTATTCCTATATGAATGTAACCGAGTGAAatggttttatttttctactacctctgttcctaaattcttgtcgaaatattacaagtatctaaacgctttttaagaatagatacatccaggttttgacaaatttgagacaagaatttatgaATGGAGGCAGTATATTATTACAGGGACCAAACACTGAGCCACTTGGGTTCCTACATTTTTAAGAAATAAGTTGGTTAAGTATATTAAAAGAATATTCCTTTTTAAAAACCAAATGACTTCATTCCACTTTCGTATACTCTGGGAAGTGGGAACCAAAGGCAAGAATCGTCTTCAAATTTGTAACGATTTCAGTACCTTTTTTTTGGGGAAGGAATTCCAGTACATTCCATCAGAACCAAAAACTACCTTAAAGAACGGGCTACCAGACAGTCCTTCGTTCAAAGGCTTGAAGCGGCGGTTCGAGCGCGACACCCGAAAAGTTGCCCATAGACATCGGTTTGAGGATTTGCCTTCTCCGCTTCTTCTTGCGGTTTTCAATCACCCGTGCGAGGAGATTCAGGGAGATGTGGCGCAAGGGCAGCAAGCGCAGCAAGCGcttcggtggcggcggcgccgggggcgagCCGCCGGCCAAACGCCAGGCTGCCGGGAAGGAAACCCCCTCCGAGGACGCCGACGACAGCACCGTCGTTGCTCAGGTGCTGAATCCGAACTCCCAACCAACCTACGGCTGCCTTAGTTACCCGCGccctctcaaaaaaattgcagatCCCTAAAACCCTAGGTCGCTCGATTTGGCTTTTTTGCTGTTCAGATATCGAAGAACAAGAGGGTGTCCGTGAAGAGCTGGAACGGCAAGGTCATGGTCGACCTTCGAGAGTTCTACGTCAAGGACGGCAAGGACCTCCCCACCCGCAAAGGTACTGTGATTGCTCTTTCCTGCACAAACGTTAAATGTATGTGCCTATTGGCTGTTGCGCTGTGTGGTGGAAATATGAAGGGATCGCATTTCTTTCCCCTGTCTGGATACCACTCTTGCTTATTTTATTGTCCTTCCATAATCCATGTGGATGTAAAATGTTTGTATTGTCTAAATATCACCGGATTGCATTTCCTGTTTATAGCCAGCAGAGAGATAGCTTAGACATCACTAACATTGTTATGGATTGATGCCAATATGTCATATGAAAATGAACTTGTATGCCTGTTGCCCATTCCTTATGCTTATGATTTTGTGGCTTCAAATGTGTAATCTATTATTGTGTTATGTTGTAAGCTCAAGCAGGTGCTGAACATGAAATTCTGAAAAATGGTTATCATAGTTGTAGGCAAAGAACTTGTTAAAGGAGAATCTACCCTATCTTAACCAGCATCCGACATGTTGTTTGTTAGCCACCTGAATATAAGGACTTATGGCTGTGCACTTCTTGTTTGGTCAAATGATAAAGCAGGAGGCCCTGCTTATGATCACAAATATTACAATGCCCTAGTTGATAGAATATGCATGAGTTAGATTTCTCGAGAGTAAACTTGCAAATAATCAATATGGCACTGCCTTCATCTTAAATCCAGAACACagttccaagttccaactACTCATTCAGTACCATGGTAACTACCAGCTGCCAGCAATGGTACCGTAAATATGAAGATACATTCAGCTGGAATTGAATTACTTATTCCCTTTAAACTTTATAATTACCATTCTATGATTGCTCAAGATGATGCCATAGCTTCTCTGCTTATTATTTCTTTTGCCTCTTTTCAGGTATATCGCTTCCAATAGATCAGGTCAGATGCATTTCCCGCTTTCCTACATCTGCTTATATCCTATATGCATACAACAAATGTGTTACCCTGAATAGATATATCATGATCTGTTTGAAACCTGAATTCTGCTCTTGGAATATCAATTAGCCTTGTAAGAATTTACTTGGCAAGCTTGACATCCTTTTTTGAGCATAAAGATATTCTGAACACACGAGAAGACTATCTGCTATGCAAGCTTATTGGCAAATACTCCTACAATAAACTGAATAATTTAGTAACTTAATGTGTCGACATACATCTCTCAAGTATGATATCTATCACAGGAGCATGATCACAAGTAAGCTTAATGTGTTGAATTGTCATGTGCATATGGTCAGGTTCTGACCTATTACTACACTTGCCAGTTGccacatatatatgcatggtcTTTGTTGGCAATTATTGTATTATTGGTACAATGATAGCAACCCACTGTGTAGTACTGTTTGCTCgagcaggcagcagcaactCATCCATGATTTCCAATGATACATATCGTTTGTGTCTTATCCGTGCAGTGGAAAATACTAAAGGACAACATCAAGGCTATAGACGAGGCCgtcaaggagaaggagaacaaATGATTGAAGAAGCGGTCGACGAGATAGTGTTGGGCAAACATTTGCTCATTCGCTGCTCAAGCATGCAGTAGTAGTCTAGTTCTGTCTTTGGTTAAACCTTACCTGGAATGCTGGACTTTCTGTAGGCTGTAACCACCTCTGTCGTGAAGGTGGCCTCGTAGCATAACGGTTTAGcttagtactagtagtactttTTATGCCCTCTGTGGTCTTTAGTATGGTCATCCAGGTATGTGACTTTGTGCTTCGTTCTAGCTGGAGAAGATGTCTAAATGGCTTCTTGTTGCCACATGGTTTTCTCTGCTAAATGAATCCTGCTGACGCCCTTTGCTTAATCTGGTCCTCGTTTTGATGCCATAGTAGTCGGTTAAAAATTCAAGACCCATGACACAACTACGGCCAGGTGAactgcctttttcttttaggaGATTATTGCACTTTCAATAAACACTTGCTCGAGTCAACCGGGCAGGTCAGTTATTAGTCGGTCATTTCTTAGCGTTCCGAAGCTACCAGCATACCGCTGCTCTGCTTCATGTCACATCACAAGATGGAGTACTTTTTCATTTCAGTGGAGATAATTTTTACTCCGGGAGTCAGTTGAATGGACACGTCAGTCAACGAGGAGGGCGACCCAACTGGCCCCAAAAGTCTTTCAGAGTTCAGTCCATCCGAGATCCGGAACGAAGGAAGCAGCGTTGCTGCACGGCCAAAGTCCCCACCGCGACGCCGCAGGTCTTTCTCGCACCGGAAACCAAACCAAGGTCCCGCTACGCCACGCAGGCGGGTCATGTGGGCCACGCGTCCATCCCCGCTCACATCTGGCCGTCCATCTCCATCACGCCACCGCTATAGCCACGCTTTTACGTGCGCAGAGCCGGCGTTTTCTCCAACTGACTCGCTGATCCCACGCAACCGTTTGTCCTACGTGTCGGAGGGCGAACCTTGTTCCATCCTACGTGTCATCACGCCGGACACGAGGGCCGGCCTTCACCTTTCGCCCTCTCATCCCTATGATCGTCCACTCTAAAGTGTacccctccgtcccataatacgAGTCACACACGCATCTCTGAATcttaatttgattaattaaatatgtattttttttaaaaaaatacatcattAGACTCTGTCGAAAGAACTTTCTAATAATGATATgattcttattttattttaatttataatatttagttagctaaattgaTAATCTAATGATGCGTATTATGGGAGAGTACAAGTACCAGTCTACTGCTCTTTCGACCGATGGTTCGTGCACGAAATTTGATACGACGCGACGCGAGTGGCGTCTGTATGATTGGACGCTTGGATATTTTTAACTTTTCATCATCGTCTTTTCTCACTCTCTCGTTTTCAGTTGGAGCAGACAGCGTTGAAGTCAAGGTTTGGGGGAAGGGGTCAGGGACCAACAACCTCATCCCCTACCACGCGGATTCTTCTTCGCGATTTCTTCGTTGGGTGTGGTTTCTCCCAAATCGATTTTACACGGACGATGGGAAAGTGGTAATTCAGGGCCCTAACTGCTTTCCATTTTCACCCAGATCAGACCTAGGGGTTCCCCAGCCTCTAATTTCCTCACGTGTAAAAAACTTTGCGTGAAAACGGTTGGCGAAATCTCCCCGATTTCGTAACGTCTGTTTTGCCACAGCTGTATCCGCAATAAATaacaagcattttttttctttcgctTCCAAAAGTAAATACTCCAAGATTtcgtttttattttcttcccaAGTGAAAAGGTTTATAAATGACTAGTATCCTAACCCTGGCCCGTTTCACTTGCAGATCCAGGGATTCGCAGAACATCTCCAGCTCTTTTCCCTGCCTTGCAACCGTCAAAAAACTCGAAGAACATAAACAAAACAGGGGGAACACGCACCCCTTCCTCCCTTTTTAAtttgcccttttttttctcctttgctGATATTAtactccttctcctcctcttcgtcccctatccgcctccgccgtcgcctccccgACTCGGCGACGAccgcttccccgccgccggctccgggGCCTCCTCgcccccacctccgccgagCGTCgacggaggccgccgccggcttcgctCCGCGGCCGCCAGCCCGCAGGCATTCGCCGCTCCGCGCCCGTGTAAGGTTTGTTCGTTCGTTCGCTCCACGTTTCGTTTTCCTAGAGGGGGTAGGGTTGTTGCCGTTGGTCCACGGAATTTTGATCAGGTTTCTCCTTGCTGTCTCACCTTCTGGCGCCTGgataatttagggtttttgCCGGCGGGGCGTGGCGTGATCGGCGGGTGGAGAAGAGGACGGGGCGGCGCATTGGATGGTCTCGATCCGTACGGCTCCTTGCTGACCACCTGCCGCAATGAAGGAGGCTGGCGCGGACGGTCGTAGCTGGGAGGATCATCTTGCCACCGCTCGGTTGAATGGAGAGGCCAAGGCGGCCGCACCTCAAGTGGGCCATGGATTGGGTGCTGATAAGGCCTGCGCCATGTCCAcagaggaagatgaggagaaagaTAAAGGATGCAATCTTGCTGTGAAATTGGAAGAGTCTGTTGAGGCTATTTCCCCCCCGTTTGAAGTAAGAGGTCGGATAAGTGAGGAAAAGGGTTCTAGCATGGAGGAGAGGCCTTTGAACATGGATGAAGAGAAGACGTGCAATTTTCTTGTGGAATCTGCTGAATCTGGCAATTTGCAGACGTGTTATGGGGCCAATGGCAGGGTGCTGAGTAAGGCCTTATGCATTACTTGTGGTGATACATTGTGTTCCAAGGATGTCGGATGCGTGCGTGGCTCAGTGGATAAAGTGACCGAAAGGAGCCAATATGAGTTGGGTGGTTTGGTGTGTAATGGGGGCTTGTCGGATTCAATTAAGCACGATGCTGATCGATGTCCAAATGGGGTTGATGACATCATATTCATGACAGATGATAACTATGAGCTGTCACAAGATGATTTGATGCTGAAAATTGAAGCTGAGGCCTCAGGGCAGTTGCTTGAAGATTCAGTTCCTTCAGTTTCTGgaagcattgatgtttctttAAATGGCAAAGCAGGTCAGTGTGAGGAGGATGTTCTGTGTAATGGAGCGTTGGGAAAGACAAGCCTAGAGGATGTACAGTTGCGCTGCATGAAACCACACTGTGGTGATGGGAGTTTGCCAGATCCAGTAAAATTTGATATCCAGCAGCTGCCACATGACATGGATGTCACTCGTTTGAAGAAATATGTTAATCAGCTGGATGAGGATGGCTTGTTGCAAAAAATTGGAGCAGAGGTCTCTATTCCTGTGCGTGAAGATTCAGTTCCTTCTAATTTTGGGATTGGTGAAATATCTGAACATAAAACAGGCATGGAGAAAGTGGCCTGTGGCTCAATGGGATTTTTTGGCGTGCTTTCATGTGAGGGTGGGTTTTGGAAGGAGGCTCTTGAAGACGAGAATCAGAGTCCCAGGATGGATGCGAAAGCAAGGGAAGACAACTTACAGACATGTTGGGTGGAAACATGTCATGGGAATGGGAGCTTGTCAGATTTACGGGAGAGTGACAGCGAGAACTTGCCTTGTGGTGCTAATGGCCCGAGTTTGATGATTGATGCTAATCATGAGCTGGAAAAGGGTGTGTTTTTGCCAAGTATTGATGCAGACTTGTCCTTACCAGTATATGAAGCTTCACTTCATTCTGTTAATGATAGGCCTATGGATGTTCCTGTAAATGGCACGTCTGGTTGGATTGGCGAGTTATCTACAAATAGAACATGTGTTGAGAAATTGAAATATGAGTCACTGGGAGAAGGTACGCTCTTATGTGAGAATGAAGTTGGTTTCCAGACAGAGGCTTCTGTAAATGCTAGGATGGGGATTGCAAAGGATCCAATTTCATCTATTTGTAAAGATGAAATTATGGAGAGTTCAGAAGCTTGTGGTCCTTTTCCTGAAATAAAAGTTCCACTCCAGCACCAGCAGACTGACCAAAAACACGAGACCGTTGATTTACCACTGGAGAGAGACCTGATTAGATCTTCCTATAACCAACCTTGGGAAGATGAACCTTTTCATAGTTGCAAAGGGTCTTCTGCACCATGCCTGGGCCATCGAGATACTTCTGGTGTTAAATTGGGTTCTCCAGATCATTTGGCCCAAGAGCTCAATACATGTAATTCTGCCATTGACAAACCTTGCTCTGCTGATTTTGTTGAAAATGGTAATGATGGAGAATTGCAAAACCAGACGTCGGAGTCATTAAATGTCTTCAGACGTAGGAATCCAAGAAGAGCTGCATCATCAAGAATTAATCTTGAGAAGCatgatcaaataaataaaggaAGCAAGAACATAAGGAAATCTAAGAAGATCAAGAGATCATGGTCATTAGTTGAAAGCACCATGATCAAGTTCCCAAATAAAACCACAAAAGGAAGAAGTGGCATCAACAGGCCACCAAAATCTACTGGTTGGGGCTGTCTACAAAAGCTAACAGATGGGTTTAGTCAGAACTGTGGGCCTTCAACTTCTAACTCTCATCTGACTTACATTGAAAAAGGTAGGTCAAATACAAGATCGGAGGATAAAAAGCAACCAAGTATACGGAAGACACGAAGTTTAAGAGGCTCAAGAAATAAGTGTCCTGCCCTTTCTGATATCGGATATGCATTGGATGAAGTGAATGGAGAATCTGCCTTTTTAGCTACAACTGGTACCAATGCCCCCTCAGAAGGTTATATCGGGAACTTTCCAAAACTGGTTCCTGATTCATTGGTCAATGTTTCTTGTGATGCTCGCAAAACTGCACAATATATGTCTATCCAAACTGAAATGCAGCAGTTAGACACACACTTGGAGAGTGTTACTCAAGAAACATGCCCCACATACATCCATGGGCAATTTGCTAAATCAACTTCTGAACCTTCTCTGAATAATTCTGGCGTTGGATTTTCACCTGACTCTGTTTTGGAGGTAGCTTCTGTTACGTGTGAAAACAACACTTCTGCAAGCCATGATGTTACACTGCGTGAAAACACATCTTATCCTGCTGCATTGGCCGGAGATTGTCTTCATGCATCTACCCTATCTTCTTTTGACTTCCAAAAAAATCATGCTTCGTCATCAACTGATTTGGAGCAGTGCACCAAAAATGTGAAGGGAGATGAGAACACAAGAAAGGAAGAGATGAATCCATCTCACGCCAGGATAGGTAATGGTATTGGTGAGGTAAAAGTGCAATGCCTAGAGATGTCCAATGCAGTGAGAAGAAGTAAGAATTTGAGAAAGCAGGAATGCCAAAAGAAAGATGGAATAAAGGGAAAtaacatgaaaaatattagTTCCACCAAAATTCCTTCAAGTGAAGCTTCAAAACTCAGGGCCTCATTTAATGATTCATCATCACTCGGTCCATCTGAATTACTGCTTTCAACAGGACCTGCGAAGTTTGGTTCTTGTTTTGAGGTCATAACTTCTGCAACACAAGATCTCAGTCTTCATGAACATAACAGTATGCAGGGTCCATCTGTAACTGGTTCTGTACGAGATCCAAATGCGAAGGGAAAAAACAAGATGAAAAATATAGCAGATGATGTTTTCCTTGATCCTGTATCGTCTACTTTACCTTATCAGTTGGTTACTGACCTGGCAGGATCTCATATGAATGAACAGAGTAGGTCTCCTCTTACTTGACATGTAGACCTTATTATGTTTGACTATCATGTATCAAGCAACTGCACTAGATATTGACATTCTGATTTATATAGGTAATCATAGTCCAGCTACTGAACGTGCATTCAAGAACTCTGCCGCACTAGCTTTGGAGTTACCTAGAAATGCTGCTTGTAAAAAAGATGGGACATCTTTACCACAACCGGTACGTTCCGCATGGGTGTGTTGTGATGATTGCCAAAAGTGGCGCTGCATACCAGCTGAATTGGCAGATACCATTGGAGAAACGAATTGCAGATGGTATAGCTTTCCCTCTTGTTATGATATATGATCATTTTTCATGCTTTCACCAGTCTGCTAATATAGTTGAGAAGCTTTATACTGGAACCTGGTACTGCATTATTCCACCCTGCAAGAAGTCTGTATAATGTATTTTGGAAATCCTTTTCTGTTTAGATAAATGGTTGTTTTACTGCTAATGTAGAATTACCTACAGACCTACTTTTAAATGGAAAGAATTTTGAGAAGATGGAATAGGTTGTTTTAAACAAAGAAAGGTGCTAATTTGAGTAGTGTCAGGAGATTAACTGGCAGCAAATACTGATGATACATCACACTACATTCTTTCTTATCTGTATTTAGTTGTTTTGTTAATTTCTGCTGTTGGTCTATTCTGTCGAGTGGTGATGTATTATTGTCGCATGTTTGCatattaatttttattttgtttgatcAAATGATTTATGCTTCTGCCTCATTCTTTTTACTGTGAAGGACTTGCAAGGATAACCGAGATAACGCGTTTGCTGATTGTTCTATACCACAAGAGAAGACAAATGCTGAGATTAATGCTGAGCTTGAACTTTCAGATGCTTCTGCTGACGAAGCTGACAATGATGGATCAAACTCGAAAGGTtcaatttctgttttttctcctttttttccaTCCACTATCTAGTCATATAACGCAGATAGCTCCCTTGTGTTGTGCATCTATAATATCTGATTTTATGGCGTGCTTTTGCATCTTGCTGTTGTGTAG includes:
- the LOC100837805 gene encoding RNA polymerase II transcriptional coactivator KIWI isoform X2, which produces MWRKGSKRSKRFGGGGAGGEPPAKRQAAGKETPSEDADDSTVVAQISKNKRVSVKSWNGKVMVDLREFYVKDGKDLPTRKGISLPIDQWKILKDNIKAIDEAVKEKENK
- the LOC100837502 gene encoding tetratricopeptide repeat protein 33, whose amino-acid sequence is MKIAWNKNVKAKRQPVVAPLKPRLPFGTEVGENEDGKDGSRESEASCPGSRPPDSAQSLQDQGNKLAEEGKYHEALSKWEASLSLIPDNAIVHEQKAQVLLELGDTWRALTAATRATEVEPSWPEAWVTLGRAQLNFGEPDKSIESFDRALAIKPDYSDAKADRETASRLVRKRGQLHSSGDLSANKRRFTVGGNSEKEKESKDEEA
- the LOC100837805 gene encoding RNA polymerase II transcriptional coactivator KIWI isoform X1: MWRKGSKRSKRFGGGGAGGEPPAKRQAAGKETPSEDADDSTVVAQISKNKRVSVKSWNGKVMVDLREFYVKDGKDLPTRKVENTKGQHQGYRRGRQGEGEQMIEEAVDEIVLGKHLLIRCSSMQ